The following coding sequences are from one Dreissena polymorpha isolate Duluth1 chromosome 8, UMN_Dpol_1.0, whole genome shotgun sequence window:
- the LOC127842512 gene encoding uncharacterized protein LOC127842512 isoform X2: MTSHRTYLIVFALCWLDKSAGCREGDICTKYEHDVIRLRLMPGTNCNSFLQCATLATHDDATVTYYWVRHNCAPGTKFDSSIGVCNHVDAFMCEDGWLTTPAPSTQQTPTTPIDKSDGCREGAICSKYEHDVIRLRLMPGTNCNSFCQCATLATHDDATVTYYWVRHNCAPGTKFDSSIGVCNHAGAFVCKDGWLTTPAPSTQQTPTTPIDRSAACREGAKCSKYEYDVIRLRLMPGTNCNSFCQCATLATHDDATVTYYWVRHNCAPGTKFDSSIGVCNHVGAFVCEDRWLTTPALSTQHTPTTPIDESAGCREGAICSKYEHDVIRLRLMPGTNCNSFCQCATLATHDDATVTYYWVRHNCAPGTKFDSSIGVCNHAGAFVCEDGWLTTPAPSTQQTPTTPIDGWLTTPAPSTQQTPTTPIVKFGQECGRSANSCDRSDGVKCKQHDCCANKGGEVPPCSDKFCLCETERGWIYDSTSPSKCKQADKLAKMSCDSDGYKASRPS, from the exons ATGACATCTCATCGGACTTATCTGATCGTTTTCGCTTTGTGTTGGTTAG ACAAAAGTGCTGGCTGTAGAGAGGGGG ACATATGCACTAAATACGAGCATGATGTGATCCGCTTGAGACTCATGCCCGGCACGAACTGCAACTCGTTCCTTCAATGCGCTACCTTGGCAACCCACGATGACGCAACGGTGACCTACTACTGGGTGAGGCACAACTGTGCGCCAGGCACCAAGTTTGATTCGTCAATAGGAGTTTGCAACCATGTTGACGCCTTTATGTGTGAAG atgGATGGTTGACTACACCTGCACCGTCAACGCAACAAACACCTACGACGCCTATTG ACAAAAGTGATGGCTGTAGAGAGGGGG CCATATGCTCTAAATACGAGCATGATGTGATCCGCTTGAGACTCATGCCCGGCACGAACTGCAACTCGTTCTGTCAATGCGCTACCTTGGCAACCCACGATGACGCAACGGTGACCTACTACTGGGTGAGGCACAACTGTGCGCCAGGCACCAAGTTTGATTCGTCAATAGGAGTTTGCAACCATGCTGGCGCCTTTGTGTGTAAAG atgGATGGTTGACTACACCTGCACCGTCAACGCAACAAACACCTACGACACCTATTG ACAGAAGTGCTGCCTGTAGAGAGGGGG CCAAATGCTCTAAATACGAGTATGATGTGATCCGCTTGAGACTCATGCCCGGCACGAACTGCAACTCGTTCTGTCAATGCGCTACCTTGGCAACCCATGATGACGCAACGGTGACCTACTACTGGGTGAGGCACAACTGTGCGCCAGGCACCAAGTTTGATTCGTCAATAGGAGTTTGCAACCATGTTGGCGCCTTTGTGTGTGAAG ataGATGGTTGACTACACCTGCACTGTCAACGCAACATACACCTACGACGCCTATTG ACGAAAGTGCTGGCTGTAGAGAGGGGG CCATATGCTCTAAATACGAGCATGATGTGATCCGCTTGAGACTCATGCCCGGCACGAACTGCAACTCGTTCTGTCAATGCGCTACCTTGGCAACCCACGATGACGCAACGGTGACCTACTACTGGGTGAGGCACAACTGTGCGCCAGGCACCAAGTTTGATTCGTCAATAGGAGTTTGCAACCATGCTGGCGCCTTTGTGTGTGAAG atgGATGGTTGACTACACCTGCACCGTCAACGCAACAAACACCTACGACGCCTATTG atgGATGGTTGACTACACCTGCACCGTCAACGCAACAAACACCTACGACGCCTATTG TCAAATTTGGCCAAGAGTGTGGTCGTTCAGCCAACTCATGTGATCGATCGGATGGAGTCAAGTGTAAACAACACGACTGCTGTGCAAATAAAGGAGGTGAAGTCCCACCATGCAGTGACAAGTTCTGCCTGTGCGAGACCGAACGGGGCTGGATCTACGACTCGACATCGCCGTCAAAGTGTAAGCAGGCAGATAAATTGGCAAAAATGAGCTGTGATTCTGATGGATACAAAGCTTCTCGACCTTCTTAA
- the LOC127842512 gene encoding uncharacterized protein LOC127842512 isoform X3, whose amino-acid sequence MTSHRTYLIVFALCWLDKSAGCREGDICTKYEHDVIRLRLMPGTNCNSFLQCATLATHDDATVTYYWVRHNCAPGTKFDSSIGVCNHVDAFMCEDGWLTTPAPSTQQTPTTPIDKSDGCREGAICSKYEHDVIRLRLMPGTNCNSFCQCATLATHDDATVTYYWVRHNCAPGTKFDSSIGVCNHAGAFVCKDGWLTTPAPSTQQTPTTPIDRSAACREGAKCSKYEYDVIRLRLMPGTNCNSFCQCATLATHDDATVTYYWVRHNCAPGTKFDSSIGVCNHVGAFVCEDRWLTTPALSTQHTPTTPIDESAGCREGAICSKYEHDVIRLRLMPGTNCNSFCQCATLATHDDATVTYYWVRHNCAPGTKFDSSIGVCNHAGAFVCEDGWLTTPAPSTQQTPTTPIDGWLTTPAPSTQQTPTTPIVKFGQECGRSANSCDRSDGVKCKQHDCCANKGGEVPPCSDKFCLCETERGWIYDSTSPSKCKQADKLAKMSCDSDGYKASRPS is encoded by the exons ATGACATCTCATCGGACTTATCTGATCGTTTTCGCTTTGTGTTGGTTAG ACAAAAGTGCTGGCTGTAGAGAGGGGG ACATATGCACTAAATACGAGCATGATGTGATCCGCTTGAGACTCATGCCCGGCACGAACTGCAACTCGTTCCTTCAATGCGCTACCTTGGCAACCCACGATGACGCAACGGTGACCTACTACTGGGTGAGGCACAACTGTGCGCCAGGCACCAAGTTTGATTCGTCAATAGGAGTTTGCAACCATGTTGACGCCTTTATGTGTGAAG atgGATGGTTGACTACACCTGCACCGTCAACGCAACAAACACCTACGACGCCTATTG ACAAAAGTGATGGCTGTAGAGAGGGGG CCATATGCTCTAAATACGAGCATGATGTGATCCGCTTGAGACTCATGCCCGGCACGAACTGCAACTCGTTCTGTCAATGCGCTACCTTGGCAACCCACGATGACGCAACGGTGACCTACTACTGGGTGAGGCACAACTGTGCGCCAGGCACCAAGTTTGATTCGTCAATAGGAGTTTGCAACCATGCTGGCGCCTTTGTGTGTAAAG atgGATGGTTGACTACACCTGCACCGTCAACGCAACAAACACCTACGACACCTATTG ACAGAAGTGCTGCCTGTAGAGAGGGGG CCAAATGCTCTAAATACGAGTATGATGTGATCCGCTTGAGACTCATGCCCGGCACGAACTGCAACTCGTTCTGTCAATGCGCTACCTTGGCAACCCATGATGACGCAACGGTGACCTACTACTGGGTGAGGCACAACTGTGCGCCAGGCACCAAGTTTGATTCGTCAATAGGAGTTTGCAACCATGTTGGCGCCTTTGTGTGTGAAG ataGATGGTTGACTACACCTGCACTGTCAACGCAACATACACCTACGACGCCTATTG ACGAAAGTGCTGGCTGTAGAGAGGGGG CCATATGCTCTAAATACGAGCATGATGTGATCCGCTTGAGACTCATGCCCGGCACGAACTGCAACTCGTTCTGTCAATGCGCTACCTTGGCAACCCACGATGACGCAACGGTGACCTACTACTGGGTGAGGCACAACTGTGCGCCAGGCACCAAGTTTGATTCGTCAATAGGAGTTTGCAACCATGCTGGCGCCTTTGTGTGTGAAG atgGATGGTTGACTACACCTGCACCGTCAACGCAACAAACACCTACGACGCCTATTG atgGATGGTTGACTACACCTGCACCGTCAACGCAACAAACACCTACGACACCTATTG TCAAATTTGGCCAAGAGTGTGGTCGTTCAGCCAACTCATGTGATCGATCGGATGGAGTCAAGTGTAAACAACACGACTGCTGTGCAAATAAAGGAGGTGAAGTCCCACCATGCAGTGACAAGTTCTGCCTGTGCGAGACCGAACGGGGCTGGATCTACGACTCGACATCGCCGTCAAAGTGTAAGCAGGCAGATAAATTGGCAAAAATGAGCTGTGATTCTGATGGATACAAAGCTTCTCGACCTTCTTAA
- the LOC127842512 gene encoding uncharacterized protein LOC127842512 isoform X8 translates to MTSHRTYLIVFALCWLDKSAGCREGDICTKYEHDVIRLRLMPGTNCNSFLQCATLATHDDATVTYYWVRHNCAPGTKFDSSIGVCNHVDAFMCEDGWLTTPAPSTQQTPTTPIDKSDGCREGAICSKYEHDVIRLRLMPGTNCNSFCQCATLATHDDATVTYYWVRHNCAPGTKFDSSIGVCNHAGAFVCKDGWLTTPAPSTQQTPTTPIDRSAACREGAKCSKYEYDVIRLRLMPGTNCNSFCQCATLATHDDATVTYYWVRHNCAPGTKFDSSIGVCNHVGAFVCEDRWLTTPALSTQHTPTTPIDGWLTTPAPSTQQTPTTPIDGWLTTPAPSTQQTPTTPIDGWLTTPAPSTQQTPTTPIVKFGQECGRSANSCDRSDGVKCKQHDCCANKGGEVPPCSDKFCLCETERGWIYDSTSPSKCKQADKLAKMSCDSDGYKASRPS, encoded by the exons ATGACATCTCATCGGACTTATCTGATCGTTTTCGCTTTGTGTTGGTTAG ACAAAAGTGCTGGCTGTAGAGAGGGGG ACATATGCACTAAATACGAGCATGATGTGATCCGCTTGAGACTCATGCCCGGCACGAACTGCAACTCGTTCCTTCAATGCGCTACCTTGGCAACCCACGATGACGCAACGGTGACCTACTACTGGGTGAGGCACAACTGTGCGCCAGGCACCAAGTTTGATTCGTCAATAGGAGTTTGCAACCATGTTGACGCCTTTATGTGTGAAG atgGATGGTTGACTACACCTGCACCGTCAACGCAACAAACACCTACGACGCCTATTG ACAAAAGTGATGGCTGTAGAGAGGGGG CCATATGCTCTAAATACGAGCATGATGTGATCCGCTTGAGACTCATGCCCGGCACGAACTGCAACTCGTTCTGTCAATGCGCTACCTTGGCAACCCACGATGACGCAACGGTGACCTACTACTGGGTGAGGCACAACTGTGCGCCAGGCACCAAGTTTGATTCGTCAATAGGAGTTTGCAACCATGCTGGCGCCTTTGTGTGTAAAG atgGATGGTTGACTACACCTGCACCGTCAACGCAACAAACACCTACGACACCTATTG ACAGAAGTGCTGCCTGTAGAGAGGGGG CCAAATGCTCTAAATACGAGTATGATGTGATCCGCTTGAGACTCATGCCCGGCACGAACTGCAACTCGTTCTGTCAATGCGCTACCTTGGCAACCCATGATGACGCAACGGTGACCTACTACTGGGTGAGGCACAACTGTGCGCCAGGCACCAAGTTTGATTCGTCAATAGGAGTTTGCAACCATGTTGGCGCCTTTGTGTGTGAAG ataGATGGTTGACTACACCTGCACTGTCAACGCAACATACACCTACGACGCCTATTG atgGATGGTTGACTACACCTGCACCGTCAACGCAACAAACACCTACGACGCCTATTG atgGATGGTTGACTACACCTGCACCGTCAACGCAACAAACACCTACGACACCTATTG atgGATGGTTGACTACACCTGCACCGTCAACGCAACAAACACCTACGACGCCTATTG TCAAATTTGGCCAAGAGTGTGGTCGTTCAGCCAACTCATGTGATCGATCGGATGGAGTCAAGTGTAAACAACACGACTGCTGTGCAAATAAAGGAGGTGAAGTCCCACCATGCAGTGACAAGTTCTGCCTGTGCGAGACCGAACGGGGCTGGATCTACGACTCGACATCGCCGTCAAAGTGTAAGCAGGCAGATAAATTGGCAAAAATGAGCTGTGATTCTGATGGATACAAAGCTTCTCGACCTTCTTAA
- the LOC127842512 gene encoding uncharacterized protein LOC127842512 isoform X13 has protein sequence MTSHRTYLIVFALCWLDKSAGCREGDICTKYEHDVIRLRLMPGTNCNSFLQCATLATHDDATVTYYWVRHNCAPGTKFDSSIGVCNHVDAFMCEDGWLTTPAPSTQQTPTTPIDKSDGCREGAICSKYEHDVIRLRLMPGTNCNSFCQCATLATHDDATVTYYWVRHNCAPGTKFDSSIGVCNHAGAFVCKDGWLTTPAPSTQQTPTTPIDRSAACREGAKCSKYEYDVIRLRLMPGTNCNSFCQCATLATHDDATVTYYWVRHNCAPGTKFDSSIGVCNHVGAFVCEDRWLTTPALSTQHTPTTPIDGWLTTPAPSTQQTPTTPIDGWLTTPAPSTQQTPTTPIVKFGQECGRSANSCDRSDGVKCKQHDCCANKGGEVPPCSDKFCLCETERGWIYDSTSPSKCKQADKLAKMSCDSDGYKASRPS, from the exons ATGACATCTCATCGGACTTATCTGATCGTTTTCGCTTTGTGTTGGTTAG ACAAAAGTGCTGGCTGTAGAGAGGGGG ACATATGCACTAAATACGAGCATGATGTGATCCGCTTGAGACTCATGCCCGGCACGAACTGCAACTCGTTCCTTCAATGCGCTACCTTGGCAACCCACGATGACGCAACGGTGACCTACTACTGGGTGAGGCACAACTGTGCGCCAGGCACCAAGTTTGATTCGTCAATAGGAGTTTGCAACCATGTTGACGCCTTTATGTGTGAAG atgGATGGTTGACTACACCTGCACCGTCAACGCAACAAACACCTACGACGCCTATTG ACAAAAGTGATGGCTGTAGAGAGGGGG CCATATGCTCTAAATACGAGCATGATGTGATCCGCTTGAGACTCATGCCCGGCACGAACTGCAACTCGTTCTGTCAATGCGCTACCTTGGCAACCCACGATGACGCAACGGTGACCTACTACTGGGTGAGGCACAACTGTGCGCCAGGCACCAAGTTTGATTCGTCAATAGGAGTTTGCAACCATGCTGGCGCCTTTGTGTGTAAAG atgGATGGTTGACTACACCTGCACCGTCAACGCAACAAACACCTACGACACCTATTG ACAGAAGTGCTGCCTGTAGAGAGGGGG CCAAATGCTCTAAATACGAGTATGATGTGATCCGCTTGAGACTCATGCCCGGCACGAACTGCAACTCGTTCTGTCAATGCGCTACCTTGGCAACCCATGATGACGCAACGGTGACCTACTACTGGGTGAGGCACAACTGTGCGCCAGGCACCAAGTTTGATTCGTCAATAGGAGTTTGCAACCATGTTGGCGCCTTTGTGTGTGAAG ataGATGGTTGACTACACCTGCACTGTCAACGCAACATACACCTACGACGCCTATTG atgGATGGTTGACTACACCTGCACCGTCAACGCAACAAACACCTACGACGCCTATTG atgGATGGTTGACTACACCTGCACCGTCAACGCAACAAACACCTACGACGCCTATTG TCAAATTTGGCCAAGAGTGTGGTCGTTCAGCCAACTCATGTGATCGATCGGATGGAGTCAAGTGTAAACAACACGACTGCTGTGCAAATAAAGGAGGTGAAGTCCCACCATGCAGTGACAAGTTCTGCCTGTGCGAGACCGAACGGGGCTGGATCTACGACTCGACATCGCCGTCAAAGTGTAAGCAGGCAGATAAATTGGCAAAAATGAGCTGTGATTCTGATGGATACAAAGCTTCTCGACCTTCTTAA
- the LOC127842512 gene encoding uncharacterized protein LOC127842512 isoform X1 — MTSHRTYLIVFALCWLDKSAGCREGDICTKYEHDVIRLRLMPGTNCNSFLQCATLATHDDATVTYYWVRHNCAPGTKFDSSIGVCNHVDAFMCEDGWLTTPAPSTQQTPTTPIDKSDGCREGAICSKYEHDVIRLRLMPGTNCNSFCQCATLATHDDATVTYYWVRHNCAPGTKFDSSIGVCNHAGAFVCKDGWLTTPAPSTQQTPTTPIDRSAACREGAKCSKYEYDVIRLRLMPGTNCNSFCQCATLATHDDATVTYYWVRHNCAPGTKFDSSIGVCNHVGAFVCEDRWLTTPALSTQHTPTTPIDESAGCREGAICSKYEHDVIRLRLMPGTNCNSFCQCATLATHDDATVTYYWVRHNCAPGTKFDSSIGVCNHAGAFVCEDGWLTTPAPSTQQTPTTPIDGWLTTPAPSTQQTPTTPIDGWLTTPAPSTQQTPTTPIVKFGQECGRSANSCDRSDGVKCKQHDCCANKGGEVPPCSDKFCLCETERGWIYDSTSPSKCKQADKLAKMSCDSDGYKASRPS; from the exons ATGACATCTCATCGGACTTATCTGATCGTTTTCGCTTTGTGTTGGTTAG ACAAAAGTGCTGGCTGTAGAGAGGGGG ACATATGCACTAAATACGAGCATGATGTGATCCGCTTGAGACTCATGCCCGGCACGAACTGCAACTCGTTCCTTCAATGCGCTACCTTGGCAACCCACGATGACGCAACGGTGACCTACTACTGGGTGAGGCACAACTGTGCGCCAGGCACCAAGTTTGATTCGTCAATAGGAGTTTGCAACCATGTTGACGCCTTTATGTGTGAAG atgGATGGTTGACTACACCTGCACCGTCAACGCAACAAACACCTACGACGCCTATTG ACAAAAGTGATGGCTGTAGAGAGGGGG CCATATGCTCTAAATACGAGCATGATGTGATCCGCTTGAGACTCATGCCCGGCACGAACTGCAACTCGTTCTGTCAATGCGCTACCTTGGCAACCCACGATGACGCAACGGTGACCTACTACTGGGTGAGGCACAACTGTGCGCCAGGCACCAAGTTTGATTCGTCAATAGGAGTTTGCAACCATGCTGGCGCCTTTGTGTGTAAAG atgGATGGTTGACTACACCTGCACCGTCAACGCAACAAACACCTACGACACCTATTG ACAGAAGTGCTGCCTGTAGAGAGGGGG CCAAATGCTCTAAATACGAGTATGATGTGATCCGCTTGAGACTCATGCCCGGCACGAACTGCAACTCGTTCTGTCAATGCGCTACCTTGGCAACCCATGATGACGCAACGGTGACCTACTACTGGGTGAGGCACAACTGTGCGCCAGGCACCAAGTTTGATTCGTCAATAGGAGTTTGCAACCATGTTGGCGCCTTTGTGTGTGAAG ataGATGGTTGACTACACCTGCACTGTCAACGCAACATACACCTACGACGCCTATTG ACGAAAGTGCTGGCTGTAGAGAGGGGG CCATATGCTCTAAATACGAGCATGATGTGATCCGCTTGAGACTCATGCCCGGCACGAACTGCAACTCGTTCTGTCAATGCGCTACCTTGGCAACCCACGATGACGCAACGGTGACCTACTACTGGGTGAGGCACAACTGTGCGCCAGGCACCAAGTTTGATTCGTCAATAGGAGTTTGCAACCATGCTGGCGCCTTTGTGTGTGAAG atgGATGGTTGACTACACCTGCACCGTCAACGCAACAAACACCTACGACGCCTATTG atgGATGGTTGACTACACCTGCACCGTCAACGCAACAAACACCTACGACACCTATTG atgGATGGTTGACTACACCTGCACCGTCAACGCAACAAACACCTACGACGCCTATTG TCAAATTTGGCCAAGAGTGTGGTCGTTCAGCCAACTCATGTGATCGATCGGATGGAGTCAAGTGTAAACAACACGACTGCTGTGCAAATAAAGGAGGTGAAGTCCCACCATGCAGTGACAAGTTCTGCCTGTGCGAGACCGAACGGGGCTGGATCTACGACTCGACATCGCCGTCAAAGTGTAAGCAGGCAGATAAATTGGCAAAAATGAGCTGTGATTCTGATGGATACAAAGCTTCTCGACCTTCTTAA
- the LOC127842512 gene encoding uncharacterized protein LOC127842512 isoform X14 codes for MTSHRTYLIVFALCWLDKSAGCREGDICTKYEHDVIRLRLMPGTNCNSFLQCATLATHDDATVTYYWVRHNCAPGTKFDSSIGVCNHVDAFMCEDGWLTTPAPSTQQTPTTPIDKSDGCREGAICSKYEHDVIRLRLMPGTNCNSFCQCATLATHDDATVTYYWVRHNCAPGTKFDSSIGVCNHAGAFVCKDGWLTTPAPSTQQTPTTPIDRSAACREGAKCSKYEYDVIRLRLMPGTNCNSFCQCATLATHDDATVTYYWVRHNCAPGTKFDSSIGVCNHVGAFVCEDRWLTTPALSTQHTPTTPIDGWLTTPAPSTQQTPTTPIDGWLTTPAPSTQQTPTTPIVKFGQECGRSANSCDRSDGVKCKQHDCCANKGGEVPPCSDKFCLCETERGWIYDSTSPSKCKQADKLAKMSCDSDGYKASRPS; via the exons ATGACATCTCATCGGACTTATCTGATCGTTTTCGCTTTGTGTTGGTTAG ACAAAAGTGCTGGCTGTAGAGAGGGGG ACATATGCACTAAATACGAGCATGATGTGATCCGCTTGAGACTCATGCCCGGCACGAACTGCAACTCGTTCCTTCAATGCGCTACCTTGGCAACCCACGATGACGCAACGGTGACCTACTACTGGGTGAGGCACAACTGTGCGCCAGGCACCAAGTTTGATTCGTCAATAGGAGTTTGCAACCATGTTGACGCCTTTATGTGTGAAG atgGATGGTTGACTACACCTGCACCGTCAACGCAACAAACACCTACGACGCCTATTG ACAAAAGTGATGGCTGTAGAGAGGGGG CCATATGCTCTAAATACGAGCATGATGTGATCCGCTTGAGACTCATGCCCGGCACGAACTGCAACTCGTTCTGTCAATGCGCTACCTTGGCAACCCACGATGACGCAACGGTGACCTACTACTGGGTGAGGCACAACTGTGCGCCAGGCACCAAGTTTGATTCGTCAATAGGAGTTTGCAACCATGCTGGCGCCTTTGTGTGTAAAG atgGATGGTTGACTACACCTGCACCGTCAACGCAACAAACACCTACGACACCTATTG ACAGAAGTGCTGCCTGTAGAGAGGGGG CCAAATGCTCTAAATACGAGTATGATGTGATCCGCTTGAGACTCATGCCCGGCACGAACTGCAACTCGTTCTGTCAATGCGCTACCTTGGCAACCCATGATGACGCAACGGTGACCTACTACTGGGTGAGGCACAACTGTGCGCCAGGCACCAAGTTTGATTCGTCAATAGGAGTTTGCAACCATGTTGGCGCCTTTGTGTGTGAAG ataGATGGTTGACTACACCTGCACTGTCAACGCAACATACACCTACGACGCCTATTG atgGATGGTTGACTACACCTGCACCGTCAACGCAACAAACACCTACGACACCTATTG atgGATGGTTGACTACACCTGCACCGTCAACGCAACAAACACCTACGACGCCTATTG TCAAATTTGGCCAAGAGTGTGGTCGTTCAGCCAACTCATGTGATCGATCGGATGGAGTCAAGTGTAAACAACACGACTGCTGTGCAAATAAAGGAGGTGAAGTCCCACCATGCAGTGACAAGTTCTGCCTGTGCGAGACCGAACGGGGCTGGATCTACGACTCGACATCGCCGTCAAAGTGTAAGCAGGCAGATAAATTGGCAAAAATGAGCTGTGATTCTGATGGATACAAAGCTTCTCGACCTTCTTAA
- the LOC127842512 gene encoding uncharacterized protein LOC127842512 isoform X5: MTSHRTYLIVFALCWLDKSAGCREGDICTKYEHDVIRLRLMPGTNCNSFLQCATLATHDDATVTYYWVRHNCAPGTKFDSSIGVCNHVDAFMCEDGWLTTPAPSTQQTPTTPIDKSDGCREGAICSKYEHDVIRLRLMPGTNCNSFCQCATLATHDDATVTYYWVRHNCAPGTKFDSSIGVCNHAGAFVCKDGWLTTPAPSTQQTPTTPIDRSAACREGAKCSKYEYDVIRLRLMPGTNCNSFCQCATLATHDDATVTYYWVRHNCAPGTKFDSSIGVCNHVGAFVCEDRWLTTPALSTQHTPTTPIDESAGCREGAICSKYEHDVIRLRLMPGTNCNSFCQCATLATHDDATVTYYWVRHNCAPGTKFDSSIGVCNHAGAFVCEDGWLTTPAPSTQQTPTTPIVKFGQECGRSANSCDRSDGVKCKQHDCCANKGGEVPPCSDKFCLCETERGWIYDSTSPSKCKQADKLAKMSCDSDGYKASRPS, encoded by the exons ATGACATCTCATCGGACTTATCTGATCGTTTTCGCTTTGTGTTGGTTAG ACAAAAGTGCTGGCTGTAGAGAGGGGG ACATATGCACTAAATACGAGCATGATGTGATCCGCTTGAGACTCATGCCCGGCACGAACTGCAACTCGTTCCTTCAATGCGCTACCTTGGCAACCCACGATGACGCAACGGTGACCTACTACTGGGTGAGGCACAACTGTGCGCCAGGCACCAAGTTTGATTCGTCAATAGGAGTTTGCAACCATGTTGACGCCTTTATGTGTGAAG atgGATGGTTGACTACACCTGCACCGTCAACGCAACAAACACCTACGACGCCTATTG ACAAAAGTGATGGCTGTAGAGAGGGGG CCATATGCTCTAAATACGAGCATGATGTGATCCGCTTGAGACTCATGCCCGGCACGAACTGCAACTCGTTCTGTCAATGCGCTACCTTGGCAACCCACGATGACGCAACGGTGACCTACTACTGGGTGAGGCACAACTGTGCGCCAGGCACCAAGTTTGATTCGTCAATAGGAGTTTGCAACCATGCTGGCGCCTTTGTGTGTAAAG atgGATGGTTGACTACACCTGCACCGTCAACGCAACAAACACCTACGACACCTATTG ACAGAAGTGCTGCCTGTAGAGAGGGGG CCAAATGCTCTAAATACGAGTATGATGTGATCCGCTTGAGACTCATGCCCGGCACGAACTGCAACTCGTTCTGTCAATGCGCTACCTTGGCAACCCATGATGACGCAACGGTGACCTACTACTGGGTGAGGCACAACTGTGCGCCAGGCACCAAGTTTGATTCGTCAATAGGAGTTTGCAACCATGTTGGCGCCTTTGTGTGTGAAG ataGATGGTTGACTACACCTGCACTGTCAACGCAACATACACCTACGACGCCTATTG ACGAAAGTGCTGGCTGTAGAGAGGGGG CCATATGCTCTAAATACGAGCATGATGTGATCCGCTTGAGACTCATGCCCGGCACGAACTGCAACTCGTTCTGTCAATGCGCTACCTTGGCAACCCACGATGACGCAACGGTGACCTACTACTGGGTGAGGCACAACTGTGCGCCAGGCACCAAGTTTGATTCGTCAATAGGAGTTTGCAACCATGCTGGCGCCTTTGTGTGTGAAG atgGATGGTTGACTACACCTGCACCGTCAACGCAACAAACACCTACGACGCCTATTG TCAAATTTGGCCAAGAGTGTGGTCGTTCAGCCAACTCATGTGATCGATCGGATGGAGTCAAGTGTAAACAACACGACTGCTGTGCAAATAAAGGAGGTGAAGTCCCACCATGCAGTGACAAGTTCTGCCTGTGCGAGACCGAACGGGGCTGGATCTACGACTCGACATCGCCGTCAAAGTGTAAGCAGGCAGATAAATTGGCAAAAATGAGCTGTGATTCTGATGGATACAAAGCTTCTCGACCTTCTTAA